The following proteins are co-located in the Ensifer sp. WSM1721 genome:
- a CDS encoding uracil-DNA glycosylase family protein produces the protein MISANDLSPQELAALLAFHAEAGVEWLLEDEPVDRFAEFEAMKARRGESRAAQSDREAVSSEISGGEPRQSAAPSVRSRVASPPSPPVAATVAIPDEQAVKEAQFAAEAARSLGELRTAMEAFAGCNLKNSARNLVFAEGNAASGIMIIGPMPYADDDRDGRPFAGKHGEMLERMLAGIGLSRADVLLSNVVPWRPPGNRVPSAREADICRPFIERQIALAEPKQVLLLGNFAARFFFGAGETIHQLRGEWRELSASGHRVPALATLHPQDLVAAPVNKRFAWADLLTFKARIMA, from the coding sequence ATGATCTCGGCCAACGACCTCTCCCCCCAGGAACTCGCCGCGCTGCTCGCCTTCCATGCGGAGGCCGGCGTCGAGTGGCTGCTTGAGGATGAACCTGTCGACCGGTTCGCCGAATTCGAAGCGATGAAGGCCAGGCGCGGCGAAAGCCGAGCTGCGCAATCCGACAGGGAGGCGGTTTCTTCGGAGATCTCAGGCGGCGAACCACGGCAATCGGCGGCGCCTTCCGTCAGGTCCCGTGTTGCCTCGCCGCCGTCACCACCGGTTGCGGCGACCGTCGCGATTCCCGACGAGCAGGCGGTGAAGGAGGCGCAATTTGCCGCGGAGGCAGCCCGGTCGCTCGGGGAACTGCGTACCGCGATGGAGGCCTTCGCCGGCTGCAACCTCAAGAACAGCGCCCGCAACCTCGTCTTCGCCGAAGGCAATGCCGCCTCTGGAATCATGATCATCGGCCCCATGCCTTATGCGGATGACGACCGCGACGGCCGCCCCTTTGCCGGCAAGCACGGCGAAATGCTCGAACGCATGTTGGCGGGCATCGGGCTATCGAGGGCGGACGTGCTGCTCTCGAACGTCGTGCCCTGGCGGCCGCCGGGAAACCGCGTTCCGAGCGCCCGGGAGGCGGATATCTGCCGCCCGTTCATCGAACGGCAAATCGCGCTGGCAGAGCCGAAACAGGTACTGCTCCTCGGCAACTTCGCCGCTCGCTTTTTCTTCGGCGCAGGCGAGACGATCCACCAGTTGCGCGGCGAGTGGCGCGAGCTTTCCGCCAGCGGCCACCGCGTCCCCGCGCTCGCCACGTTGCACCCGCAGGATCTCGTTGCAGCCCCCGTCAACAAGCGCTTCGCCTGGGCGGACCTGTTGACCTTCAAGGCCCGCATAATGGCCTGA
- a CDS encoding Hsp70 family protein, translating to MASALGLDFGTTNSVLALAEGASTRSILVESPAGQSDTTRSALSFLKNHGHVPLKIEAGQAAIRDFIDNPGECRFLQSIKTFAASALFQGTLVFAKRYEFEDLMHRFLARLRDYAGGNWDRDLRRVIVGRPVQFAGANPDEKLALERYNRALSRFGFPEVHYVYEPVAAAFYFARNLEHDATVLVADFGGGTTDYSIIRFEREAGRLTATPIGHSGVGIAGDHFDFRIIDNIVSPLIGKGSLFKSFDKLLEVPSSYYANFGRWNQLSIFKTLKDFTELKKLVRASLEPEKLEAFVDLIEHDEGYPLYQAISATKMRLSDEAETEFSFPPLGERARRTVKRADFEAWIAPDLARIEGALDEILAKTQTAPQSIDRIFLTGGTSFVPAVRRLFENRFGRERIESGGELLSIAHGLALIGEREDIATWTAAA from the coding sequence ATGGCATCGGCCCTCGGCCTCGATTTCGGCACGACCAACTCCGTACTGGCGCTGGCGGAGGGTGCGTCCACCCGTTCCATCCTCGTCGAAAGCCCGGCGGGACAGTCCGACACGACGCGGTCCGCACTCTCTTTCCTGAAGAATCACGGTCACGTGCCCCTCAAGATCGAAGCCGGACAGGCGGCGATCCGCGATTTCATCGACAATCCGGGCGAATGCCGCTTCCTCCAGTCGATCAAGACCTTTGCGGCAAGCGCCCTCTTCCAGGGCACGCTGGTCTTTGCGAAGCGGTACGAGTTCGAGGATCTGATGCACCGCTTCCTTGCACGACTACGGGACTATGCCGGCGGCAACTGGGACAGGGACCTTCGGCGCGTCATCGTCGGGCGTCCCGTGCAATTTGCCGGCGCCAATCCCGACGAGAAGCTGGCGCTTGAACGCTACAATCGCGCGCTTTCGCGTTTCGGCTTTCCCGAGGTGCATTACGTCTACGAACCGGTCGCCGCCGCCTTCTATTTCGCCCGCAATCTCGAGCACGACGCGACGGTTCTCGTCGCCGATTTCGGCGGCGGTACTACCGACTATTCGATCATCCGCTTCGAAAGAGAGGCCGGCCGGCTGACGGCAACGCCGATCGGGCATTCCGGCGTCGGCATAGCGGGCGATCACTTCGACTTCCGCATCATCGACAACATCGTCTCGCCGCTCATCGGAAAGGGGAGTCTCTTCAAGAGCTTCGACAAGCTGCTCGAAGTGCCGTCGAGCTACTACGCCAATTTCGGCCGTTGGAATCAGCTTTCCATCTTCAAAACATTGAAAGATTTCACCGAATTGAAGAAGCTCGTACGCGCGAGCCTCGAACCGGAAAAGCTGGAAGCCTTCGTGGACCTCATCGAGCATGACGAGGGCTACCCGCTCTATCAGGCGATTTCAGCAACCAAGATGCGGCTGTCCGATGAGGCCGAAACCGAATTCTCATTTCCGCCGCTCGGCGAACGCGCCCGCCGAACCGTCAAGCGTGCCGATTTCGAAGCCTGGATCGCGCCGGACCTCGCCCGCATCGAAGGGGCGCTCGATGAAATCCTCGCAAAGACGCAGACGGCTCCGCAATCGATCGACCGGATATTCCTGACCGGCGGCACGTCCTTCGTTCCTGCCGTTCGCCGCCTGTTCGAGAACCGCTTCGGCCGAGAGCGCATCGAAAGCGGTGGTGAGCTCCTGTCGATCGCCCATGGCCTGGCGCTCATTGGCGAGCGGGAGGACATCGCGACCTGGACCGCCGCCGCATGA
- a CDS encoding electron transfer flavoprotein-ubiquinone oxidoreductase encodes MVEATELPERESMEFDVVIVGAGPAGLAAAIRLKQVDPELSVVVLEKGAEVGAHILSGAVVDPIGIDRLLPGWRDEPDHPFKTEVTDDRFLFLGPAGSIRLPNFLMPPLMNNHGNYVVSLGNVCRWLATHAEALGVEIYPGFAATEVLYNDEGAVIGVATGDMGIERSGEPGPNFARGMALLGKYTLIGEGVRGSLAKQLIAKFKLDDGRDVPKFGIGLKELWEVKPENHKPGLVQHSFGWPLDMKTGGGSFLYHLEDNLVAVGFVVHLNYKNPYLHPFEEFQRFKTHPAIRGTFEGGKRLSYGARAITEGGWQSVPKLSFPGGALIGCSAGFVNVPRIKGSHNAVLSGILAAEKLAAAIASGRANDEPIEIEHGWRDSAIGQDLKKVRNVKPLWSRFGTAIGVALGGLDMWTNQLFGISFFGTLKHGKTDAQALEPAAKHQKIDYPKPDGVLTFDRLSSVFLSNTNHEENQPVHLQVKDWDLQKRSEYDVYAGPSSRYCPAGVYEWVEKDGQPVFVINAQNCVHCKTCDIKDPNQNINWVPPQGGEGPVYPNM; translated from the coding sequence ATGGTCGAGGCGACGGAACTGCCCGAACGCGAGAGCATGGAATTCGACGTGGTGATCGTCGGCGCGGGTCCGGCCGGACTTGCGGCGGCGATCCGGCTGAAGCAGGTCGATCCGGAACTCTCGGTCGTGGTGCTGGAGAAAGGCGCCGAGGTCGGCGCACATATCCTCTCGGGCGCCGTCGTCGATCCGATCGGCATCGACCGACTGCTGCCCGGCTGGCGCGACGAGCCGGACCACCCGTTCAAGACGGAAGTCACCGACGACCGTTTCCTCTTCCTTGGGCCGGCCGGCTCGATCCGCCTGCCCAACTTCCTGATGCCGCCGTTGATGAACAATCACGGCAACTATGTCGTCTCGCTCGGCAATGTCTGTCGCTGGCTCGCCACCCATGCTGAAGCGCTCGGCGTCGAAATCTATCCGGGCTTTGCCGCGACCGAAGTGCTTTACAATGACGAGGGTGCGGTGATTGGCGTTGCCACCGGCGACATGGGTATCGAGCGCAGCGGAGAGCCGGGGCCGAACTTCGCCCGCGGCATGGCGCTCCTTGGCAAGTACACGCTGATCGGCGAGGGCGTGCGCGGCTCGCTCGCCAAGCAACTGATCGCCAAATTCAAGCTCGACGACGGCCGCGACGTGCCGAAATTCGGCATCGGTCTGAAGGAACTCTGGGAGGTGAAGCCGGAGAACCATAAGCCCGGTCTCGTGCAGCATTCCTTCGGCTGGCCGCTCGACATGAAGACCGGCGGCGGCTCCTTCCTCTATCACCTCGAAGACAATCTCGTCGCCGTCGGCTTCGTCGTGCATCTGAACTACAAGAACCCCTATCTCCATCCCTTCGAGGAGTTCCAGCGCTTCAAGACGCACCCGGCCATCCGCGGCACCTTCGAAGGGGGCAAGCGCCTCTCCTATGGCGCTCGTGCCATCACCGAGGGTGGCTGGCAGTCGGTGCCGAAGCTCTCCTTCCCCGGCGGCGCGCTGATCGGCTGCTCGGCCGGCTTCGTCAACGTGCCGCGCATCAAGGGCAGCCACAATGCGGTGCTGTCGGGTATTCTCGCGGCGGAGAAGCTGGCGGCGGCGATCGCTAGCGGCCGCGCCAATGACGAGCCGATCGAGATCGAACACGGCTGGCGCGACAGCGCCATCGGCCAGGACCTGAAGAAGGTGAGAAACGTCAAGCCGCTCTGGTCGCGCTTCGGCACCGCGATCGGCGTCGCCCTCGGCGGCCTCGACATGTGGACGAACCAGCTCTTCGGCATCTCCTTCTTCGGTACGCTGAAGCACGGCAAAACCGATGCGCAAGCACTCGAGCCGGCCGCCAAGCACCAGAAGATCGACTATCCGAAGCCGGATGGGGTGCTTACCTTCGACCGGCTCTCCTCGGTGTTCCTGTCGAACACCAATCACGAGGAGAACCAGCCGGTGCATCTGCAGGTCAAGGACTGGGATCTACAGAAGCGCTCCGAATACGACGTCTATGCCGGCCCCTCGAGCCGCTACTGTCCGGCCGGCGTCTACGAATGGGTGGAGAAGGACGGCCAGCCTGTCTTCGTCATCAACGCCCAGAACTGCGTCCACTGCAAGACCTGCGACATCAAGGACCCGAACCAGAACATCAACTGGGTGCCGCCGCAAGGGGGCGAAGGCCCGGTCTATCCGAACATGTAG
- a CDS encoding ABC transporter substrate-binding protein, which produces MKKFLATTCLAAGLLGLGSAASAQECGDVTIANMNWQSAEVLANVDKFILTEGYGCSAELVVGDTVPTITSMIEKGEPDVAPEGWVDLLPDVVNRGLQEGKLVGAAVALSDGGVQGWWMPKYIADEHPDIKTIDDVLKHKELFPDPEDPSKGAIHNGPQGWGGTVVTTQLYKAYGAEAAGFTLVDTGSAAGLDGSIAKAYERKQGWVGYYWAPTALLGKYEMVKLDHGVPADPAEWKRCNTVADCPDPKKNDWPKDKVQTLVTKTFADRAGPVMDYLKVRAWPNDVVNKLMAWMTDNQASGEEGAKHFLEENPDIWTKWVSPDVAEKIKAAL; this is translated from the coding sequence ATGAAGAAATTTCTTGCAACGACATGCTTGGCCGCCGGTCTTCTCGGGCTTGGCAGCGCCGCATCTGCGCAGGAATGCGGTGATGTGACGATCGCCAACATGAACTGGCAGAGCGCCGAAGTGCTCGCGAATGTGGACAAGTTCATCCTGACGGAAGGTTACGGCTGCAGCGCCGAACTGGTCGTCGGTGATACGGTGCCGACCATCACCTCGATGATCGAGAAGGGCGAGCCGGACGTCGCGCCGGAAGGCTGGGTCGATCTGCTGCCCGATGTCGTCAACCGCGGTCTTCAGGAAGGAAAGCTCGTTGGTGCGGCCGTTGCCTTGTCTGACGGTGGCGTTCAGGGCTGGTGGATGCCGAAATACATCGCCGACGAGCATCCGGACATCAAGACGATCGACGACGTGCTGAAGCATAAGGAGCTCTTCCCCGATCCGGAGGATCCGAGCAAGGGTGCCATCCATAACGGCCCGCAGGGTTGGGGCGGTACGGTCGTCACGACACAGCTCTACAAGGCCTACGGTGCCGAGGCTGCGGGCTTCACGCTGGTCGATACCGGTTCTGCCGCCGGCCTCGACGGCTCGATCGCCAAGGCCTATGAGCGCAAGCAAGGTTGGGTCGGTTACTACTGGGCTCCGACGGCGCTGCTCGGCAAATATGAGATGGTCAAGCTCGACCACGGCGTACCCGCCGACCCGGCCGAATGGAAGCGCTGTAACACGGTTGCCGATTGCCCGGATCCGAAGAAGAACGATTGGCCGAAGGACAAGGTCCAGACGCTCGTCACCAAGACCTTCGCCGATCGCGCCGGCCCGGTCATGGATTATCTCAAGGTCCGCGCCTGGCCGAACGACGTCGTCAACAAGCTGATGGCTTGGATGACAGACAACCAGGCGAGCGGCGAGGAGGGAGCCAAGCACTTCCTCGAGGAGAACCCGGACATCTGGACCAAGTGGGTTTCTCCTGATGTAGCCGAGAAGATCAAGGCTGCACTCTGA
- a CDS encoding proline/glycine betaine ABC transporter permease translates to MEWLTKFPTMDDDRLRELKKVIDEGFRAFTRTYGDVIESFFDPLQFFLIHAERFMTRTPWPVILILIALIAWFASRNWKVVASAVGTLLLIGYFDMWDDTMKTISMIFVCTVLSIAIGIPLGILMSRSDRVQNLVNPVLDVMQTMPSFVYLIPVVMLLGIGKVPGLIAVVIYAIPPMIRLTNLGIRLVDKDVLEAADAFGSSNWQKLKNVQMPLALPTIMAGINQTIMMALAMVVIASMIGVQGLGQPVLKAIANQYFTLGIFNGLAIVGIAIMFDRVSQAYGRRLQRHREIVHG, encoded by the coding sequence ATGGAATGGCTGACGAAATTTCCGACTATGGACGATGATCGGCTTCGAGAGCTGAAAAAGGTCATCGACGAAGGCTTCCGCGCATTCACGCGCACCTATGGCGACGTCATTGAATCCTTCTTTGATCCGCTGCAATTCTTCCTGATCCATGCCGAGCGCTTCATGACGCGCACGCCTTGGCCGGTGATCCTAATCCTGATCGCCCTGATAGCCTGGTTTGCCAGCCGCAACTGGAAGGTCGTCGCGAGCGCCGTCGGCACGCTGCTCCTCATCGGCTATTTCGATATGTGGGACGACACGATGAAGACGATCTCGATGATCTTCGTCTGTACCGTCCTCTCCATCGCGATCGGCATTCCCCTCGGCATTCTCATGTCACGCTCCGATCGCGTCCAGAACCTCGTCAACCCGGTGCTGGACGTGATGCAGACGATGCCGAGTTTCGTCTATCTGATCCCGGTGGTGATGCTGCTTGGCATCGGCAAGGTTCCAGGTCTAATCGCCGTCGTCATCTACGCCATTCCGCCGATGATCCGCCTCACCAACCTCGGCATCCGGCTCGTCGACAAGGATGTACTGGAGGCGGCGGACGCATTCGGCTCGTCGAACTGGCAGAAGCTGAAGAACGTGCAGATGCCGTTGGCGCTACCCACCATCATGGCCGGCATCAACCAGACGATCATGATGGCGCTGGCAATGGTCGTCATCGCTTCGATGATCGGTGTTCAGGGCCTCGGCCAGCCGGTCTTGAAGGCGATCGCCAACCAGTACTTCACGCTCGGCATCTTCAACGGCCTCGCCATCGTCGGCATCGCGATCATGTTCGACCGCGTCAGCCAGGCCTATGGCCGCCGCCTGCAGCGGCATCGTGAAATCGTTCACGGCTAG
- a CDS encoding zinc-binding alcohol dehydrogenase family protein has product MRAVAYKTPQPIANETALIDVDLPVPTPGESDLLVEVRAVSVNPVDTKVRAGVQPEPDQLKVLGWDAAGVVKAVGAKVTLFQPGDEVFYAGAIDRPGTNAEFHLVDERIVGRKPQSLDFAAAAALPLTAITAWETLFDRLRVNDPVPGAANAVLIIGGAGGVGSIAIQLLRALTNLTVIATASRAETRDWALKLGAHQVLDHSRPLATEIEQLALGAPAFVFSTTNTDKHVAEIVKLIAPQGRFALIDDLPVLDIMPFKRKAVSTHWEMMFARPLFKTPDMIEQHNLLNRVAELVDAGKIRTTLTETLGPINAATLRKAHQMIETGRTRGKLVLAGF; this is encoded by the coding sequence ATGCGCGCCGTCGCCTACAAGACACCGCAACCTATCGCCAACGAAACCGCACTGATCGACGTCGACCTGCCTGTGCCGACGCCCGGCGAAAGCGATCTCCTGGTGGAGGTCCGGGCAGTTTCCGTCAATCCGGTCGACACCAAGGTGCGCGCCGGTGTTCAACCGGAACCGGATCAACTGAAGGTTCTTGGTTGGGATGCTGCCGGCGTCGTCAAGGCGGTCGGCGCGAAGGTCACGCTTTTTCAGCCCGGCGACGAAGTGTTCTACGCCGGGGCGATCGATCGCCCAGGCACCAATGCGGAGTTTCACCTCGTCGACGAACGGATCGTTGGACGGAAGCCGCAATCGCTCGACTTCGCTGCCGCCGCGGCACTGCCGTTGACGGCGATCACCGCCTGGGAAACGCTCTTCGACCGCCTCAGGGTCAATGATCCCGTGCCGGGCGCGGCAAATGCCGTACTGATCATCGGCGGCGCCGGCGGCGTCGGCTCGATCGCCATACAGTTGCTGCGGGCGCTCACCAATCTCACGGTGATCGCCACTGCCTCACGCGCGGAAACCCGCGACTGGGCGTTGAAGCTCGGTGCGCATCAGGTGCTCGACCACAGCCGTCCTCTCGCGACGGAAATAGAGCAACTGGCCCTCGGTGCGCCTGCTTTCGTGTTTTCGACGACCAACACGGATAAGCACGTCGCCGAAATCGTCAAACTGATCGCGCCGCAGGGGCGCTTCGCACTGATCGACGACCTCCCCGTCCTCGATATCATGCCCTTCAAGCGCAAGGCCGTGTCGACGCATTGGGAGATGATGTTCGCCCGGCCGCTGTTCAAAACGCCGGATATGATTGAACAGCACAACCTCTTGAACAGGGTCGCGGAGCTCGTGGATGCCGGTAAGATCCGCACTACGCTGACTGAGACGCTGGGGCCGATCAATGCGGCAACGCTCAGGAAGGCACACCAGATGATCGAAACCGGACGCACCCGCGGCAAGCTCGTGCTTGCCGGTTTTTGA
- a CDS encoding helix-turn-helix domain-containing protein, whose amino-acid sequence MSRPRAKLTNTFPGCPVESALSFIDGKWKGVILYHLMTEGILRFNELRRRVPSVTQRMLTKQLRELEEAGLLSRTVFPVVPPRVDYALTSRGESLRPVIMALKAWGDENVLCDGERMTLKPLKAKSQVESENA is encoded by the coding sequence ATGTCCCGGCCGCGCGCGAAACTGACGAACACATTCCCCGGCTGCCCTGTGGAGTCGGCGCTGAGTTTCATCGACGGCAAATGGAAAGGTGTCATCCTCTATCATCTGATGACGGAAGGCATCTTGCGCTTCAACGAGCTGCGCCGAAGAGTGCCGAGCGTGACGCAGCGGATGCTGACCAAGCAACTGCGCGAACTGGAGGAGGCGGGGCTTCTGTCGCGCACGGTCTTCCCGGTCGTCCCGCCGCGTGTCGACTACGCCTTGACGTCCAGGGGAGAAAGCCTGCGGCCGGTGATCATGGCCCTAAAGGCCTGGGGCGATGAAAATGTCCTCTGCGACGGCGAACGCATGACGCTGAAGCCGCTCAAGGCTAAGTCACAGGTCGAATCGGAGAACGCCTGA
- a CDS encoding diacylglycerol kinase family protein: MKVKAIFNRDGGTFRTTDMPAYSKKVEDVFRAAGHEIEIAIVEASAIRHELETTCRRGDLDAILAGGGDGTISAAAGVAWKAGMPLGVIPAGTMNLVARSLKLPLDIWKVPEVLASGRIIDADIGSADGRAFVHQFSMGLHARMVRYRESYRFASRLGKIRASTRAAIGVIFNPPDFEIEFDADGHRERRHVSAIAVSNNHFGYDTLMYAEDLTSGHLGFYTAPPLSPAGVAKLAFDILRGKFRSSPLITEMSALAVELHFPKVDRKINCVIDGELLPLARRDVVLRVHPGELKLLVGSQ, from the coding sequence TTGAAAGTTAAGGCCATCTTCAATCGAGATGGGGGGACTTTTCGAACGACCGATATGCCGGCCTACAGCAAGAAGGTCGAAGACGTCTTTCGTGCGGCCGGCCACGAGATAGAGATCGCCATCGTCGAGGCGAGCGCTATCCGCCACGAGTTGGAGACGACCTGCCGGCGGGGCGATCTCGACGCGATCCTCGCCGGCGGCGGCGATGGAACCATTTCGGCCGCTGCGGGCGTCGCCTGGAAAGCCGGCATGCCGCTCGGAGTCATCCCTGCCGGAACGATGAACCTCGTTGCCCGTTCGCTGAAGCTGCCGCTCGATATCTGGAAAGTGCCGGAGGTTCTTGCCTCCGGCCGGATCATCGATGCCGATATCGGCAGCGCGGATGGCCGCGCCTTCGTGCATCAGTTTTCGATGGGCCTTCACGCCCGCATGGTACGCTACCGCGAATCTTACCGTTTCGCGTCCCGCCTTGGGAAAATACGGGCCAGCACCCGCGCCGCCATTGGCGTCATCTTCAACCCGCCGGATTTTGAGATCGAGTTCGACGCCGATGGCCATCGCGAGCGCCGGCATGTCTCGGCAATCGCGGTGTCGAACAACCACTTCGGCTACGACACGCTCATGTATGCGGAAGACCTGACGAGTGGTCATCTGGGCTTCTACACCGCGCCGCCTTTGAGCCCGGCGGGCGTCGCGAAGCTCGCCTTCGATATCCTGCGCGGAAAGTTCCGAAGCAGCCCGCTGATCACCGAGATGAGCGCCCTTGCCGTCGAACTGCATTTCCCGAAGGTGGATCGAAAGATCAATTGCGTCATAGACGGCGAGCTCCTGCCGTTGGCGCGGCGGGATGTCGTGCTGCGTGTTCATCCTGGCGAATTGAAGCTGCTGGTCGGTTCGCAGTAG
- a CDS encoding glycosyltransferase family 39 protein — MLEAVNRRSGAFVLAVAFYFLLCVALRLAVSNSLEIDEAEQAFLSQFLQLGYGPQPPFYNWLQYGLAQVMGPSLATMTILKNGLLFLCCLFYGLAARHVLSDQRLSAMAMLGVLTFPPVFLLAQRDLSHTVAALFAVSLFVYGFLKTLTRPNLFSYLLTGAAVGIGLIAKYNFVLLPIAAIIAVLPERDLRARIFDWRILAAIAIACVITLPHGLWVLQNLDFASGGTLNEMREREAEGRLLQAFHGVYSLASAIIGGSLVPLLMFGLVLGRKIPVVWRAGNQWSRIVGRMIAICLFAVLLIVLGVAATHVREKWLVLFLVLLPLYLCLKIEAAEIDLTDSLRRFFLLVACVAVAALVIVSARAIVRPWFGNYSRLNIPYSALVEAVARAEGGQPALVLTNDKQIAGNIRTQLGEAVVAMPRLSNPLPVDMSKRPLLVVWHDDANSEPPLPDLLRHALETSGVPEGARTPRNLALPYVYGSGSDRYTFSYVWVE; from the coding sequence ATGCTTGAAGCTGTCAATCGGCGGTCCGGCGCGTTCGTCCTCGCCGTCGCCTTTTATTTTCTGCTGTGTGTCGCCCTGCGCCTCGCCGTGTCGAATTCGCTCGAGATCGACGAGGCGGAACAGGCGTTCCTGTCGCAGTTCCTGCAGCTTGGCTACGGGCCGCAACCGCCCTTCTACAACTGGCTGCAATACGGGCTGGCGCAAGTGATGGGCCCGTCGCTCGCGACAATGACCATCCTGAAGAACGGCCTTCTGTTTCTCTGCTGTCTGTTTTACGGCCTCGCGGCGCGGCACGTTCTTTCGGATCAGCGCCTGTCGGCGATGGCGATGCTCGGCGTCCTCACATTTCCGCCAGTCTTCCTGTTGGCGCAGCGCGACCTCTCGCACACGGTTGCAGCGCTTTTTGCCGTTTCTCTGTTTGTCTACGGTTTTCTGAAGACGCTCACGCGCCCCAACCTCTTCTCCTATCTCCTGACCGGTGCCGCCGTCGGCATCGGCCTGATCGCGAAGTACAATTTCGTTCTCCTGCCAATCGCTGCGATCATCGCCGTCCTGCCGGAACGCGACCTCAGAGCGCGCATTTTCGATTGGCGCATCCTCGCAGCAATTGCGATCGCCTGCGTCATTACGCTGCCGCACGGCCTCTGGGTGCTGCAGAACCTCGATTTCGCCTCGGGCGGCACCTTGAACGAAATGCGGGAACGTGAGGCGGAAGGGCGCCTCCTGCAGGCCTTCCACGGCGTCTACTCGCTGGCTTCGGCCATCATCGGCGGCAGCCTCGTCCCTTTGCTCATGTTCGGCCTCGTCCTTGGCCGCAAGATTCCTGTGGTGTGGCGGGCTGGAAACCAGTGGAGCCGAATCGTCGGACGTATGATTGCGATCTGCCTGTTCGCGGTGCTGCTGATCGTGCTGGGGGTCGCCGCGACTCACGTTCGCGAGAAATGGCTCGTCCTCTTTCTTGTCCTTCTTCCGCTCTATCTCTGCCTCAAGATCGAAGCGGCCGAGATCGACCTTACCGACAGCCTCAGACGATTCTTCCTGTTGGTCGCCTGCGTCGCAGTCGCAGCGCTTGTCATCGTGTCGGCGCGGGCCATCGTGCGTCCGTGGTTTGGGAATTATTCGAGACTGAACATCCCCTACTCAGCTCTCGTCGAGGCGGTTGCGCGCGCGGAAGGCGGACAGCCCGCCCTCGTCCTCACCAATGACAAGCAGATAGCAGGAAACATCAGGACACAGCTCGGGGAGGCGGTGGTTGCCATGCCCAGGCTGTCGAATCCACTCCCCGTCGACATGTCGAAGAGGCCGCTTCTGGTTGTCTGGCACGACGACGCGAACTCTGAGCCGCCCCTTCCCGACCTCCTGAGGCACGCCCTCGAAACTTCTGGCGTACCGGAGGGAGCGAGGACACCGCGCAACCTGGCCCTGCCCTATGTCTATGGGTCCGGCTCGGACCGCTACACCTTCAGCTATGTCTGGGTGGAATAG
- a CDS encoding glycosyltransferase family 2 protein, which translates to MNHIEEPVKATTDAMEAVELSIVVPVFNEEESVGPLVARIRDAMADFPKSWELILVDDGSTDRTLPNARKELARADLQLKIIELQKNFGQTAAMQAGIDAASGRLIATLDGDLQNDPADIPLMVAAIEERGLDLLVGWRKNRRDDLLLRKIPSWCANFLIGKITGVKLHDYGCSLKVYRASIIKQVKLMGEMHRFIPAWVAGVVPSSRIGEMPVTHHARHYGTSKYGISRTFRVILDLLAVLFFMRYKARPGHFFGSIGLAAGGVSALILLYLAIDKFILGNDIGTRPMLIVGVMLFLSSIQLITTGILSEMMARAYFSDDDTTSYIVRQVFEREPPNA; encoded by the coding sequence TTGAATCACATTGAAGAACCCGTGAAGGCGACGACCGACGCTATGGAGGCCGTCGAGCTGTCCATAGTCGTGCCGGTGTTCAACGAGGAGGAGAGTGTCGGGCCGCTCGTTGCCCGTATCCGGGACGCGATGGCCGACTTTCCGAAGTCCTGGGAACTGATCCTTGTCGATGACGGCAGCACCGACCGCACCTTGCCGAACGCACGTAAGGAGCTCGCACGCGCTGACCTGCAGTTAAAGATTATCGAACTCCAGAAGAATTTCGGCCAGACCGCCGCGATGCAGGCGGGGATCGATGCAGCCTCGGGCCGGCTGATCGCTACGCTCGACGGCGATTTGCAGAATGATCCGGCCGATATTCCCCTGATGGTTGCGGCGATAGAGGAGCGCGGGCTCGATCTGCTCGTCGGCTGGCGCAAGAATCGCCGCGATGACCTCCTACTCAGGAAGATTCCTTCCTGGTGCGCCAATTTCCTGATCGGCAAGATCACCGGCGTGAAGCTTCACGACTACGGCTGCAGCCTCAAGGTCTATCGCGCCTCCATCATCAAGCAGGTGAAGCTGATGGGGGAAATGCATCGTTTCATTCCGGCTTGGGTCGCGGGCGTGGTGCCGAGCAGCCGCATCGGCGAGATGCCGGTCACGCATCATGCGCGGCACTACGGCACCTCGAAATACGGCATCTCACGGACCTTCCGCGTGATTCTGGATTTGCTCGCCGTGCTGTTCTTCATGCGCTACAAGGCGCGCCCCGGGCACTTCTTCGGCTCGATCGGGCTGGCTGCGGGCGGCGTCAGTGCCCTGATTCTCCTCTATCTCGCGATCGACAAGTTCATCCTCGGCAATGATATCGGCACCCGCCCGATGCTGATCGTCGGCGTGATGCTGTTCCTGTCCTCGATCCAGCTCATCACCACCGGCATTCTCTCGGAGATGATGGCGCGCGCCTATTTCAGCGACGACGACACGACGAGCTATATCGTGCGCCAGGTCTTCGAGCGGGAGCCGCCGAATGCTTGA